One window of the Thamnophis elegans isolate rThaEle1 chromosome 6, rThaEle1.pri, whole genome shotgun sequence genome contains the following:
- the LOC116510781 gene encoding protocadherin alpha-5-like produces the protein MLTWPKGLLQLLLLHIAWKMGSGQLHYSVLEESQHGTFVGRISQDLGLEVSELVPRMFRMLSKGEKDYFEVNLQNGILFVNSRIDREELCAKNADCVLHLEVIVEKPLRFFHVEVEIKDINDNAPIFSAREQILSIAELTTASGTRFPLKGASDADIGINALLTYKLSPNNHFVLDSGNDEDESKSVVLVLKVPLDREESPVHHLVLTATDGGEPKLTGTVQLVINVLDVNDNPPVFNQSVYRVKLLENTVSGSLVITLNATDIDEGINREISYFFTDSLALHVTKIFGINSDTGEIRVIGKLDYEESKFYELPIVAEDKGNSQLSGHCKVLIEMLDMNDNTPELSVNSLSVPLPEDSPPGTVVAILSASDRDSGNNGQVTCFLWPTGIPFKLESTFKNYYSLIVGIPLDREQVAEYRMIVTVEDQGVSPLSSSLTLLVPLSDINDNAPAFTQSFYTVFVKENNPPGAHIFTISAADPDIAENGLITYWIDEKLWPLSSYISVHSESGKLYALQSLDYEELKLLEFQVRAKDAGIPSLCGNATLQVFVMDENDNAPVVSTSSEENLIILVVPVMPGHIVGKIHALDADSGYNAWLRYELAEESNSPWTVGQYSGELSTKYSLDDSEGSKVQSVLVLVKDHGKPQLSATATLSVSLVISGQTIKTDINLQRSGESFVPLVDSINVYLIIAICSVSSLFLLATLIYMALRCHCKIKEPMVYGPGMATLVCASEVGSWSYSNRHSHILAGVNAEAGAKSDLMIFSPNIPVFADNGALINGVDAPPDFAKKVSPSLGVPVIHSASHFRPYNFGLILGQYCF, from the coding sequence ATGCTTACCTGGCCGAAGGGGCTGCtgcagctgcttctgctccacatTGCCTGGAAAATGGGGAGCGGCCAGCTCCATtattctgtgctggaggaatccCAGCACGGCACCTTTGTGGGCCGCATCTCCCAGGATTTGGGATTGGAGGTGAGTGAGCTGGTGCCTCGGATGTTCCGGATGCTGTCCAAAGGAGAGAAGGACTATTTTGAGGTAAACCTGCAGAATGGGATCTTGTTTGTAAATTCCCGGATAGACAGGGAGGAGCTGTGTGCCAAGAATGCAGACTGTGTCCTTCATCTGGAGGTGATTGTGGAGAAACCTCTGCGGTTCTTCCATGTGGAGGTTGAAATCAAAGACATTAATGACAATGCTCCCATCTTTTCAGCCAGGGAACAGATCCTGAGCATAGCAGAATTGACAACAGCATCTGGTACCCGATTCCCTTTAAAGGGAGCCTCTGATGCAGATATTGGTATTAATGCTCTACTAACTTACAAGCTCAGCCCAAACAACCATTTTGTTCTGGATTCAGGAAATGATGAAGATGAGAGTAAATCTGTAGTTCTTGTACTGAAGGTTCCTCTTGACAGAGAGGAGAGCCCTGTGCATCATTTAGTACTGACAGCCACAGATGGGGGTGAACCAAAACTCACAGGAACTGTTCAGCTAGTCATCAATGTGCTGGATGTCAATGACAACCCTCCTGTGTTTAACCAATCTGTTTACAGGGTAAAGTTGCTAGAAAACACAGTCAGTGGGTCATTAGTTATTACTCTGAATGCTACAGACATAGATGAAGGGATTAATAGggaaatttcttatttttttactgaTAGCCTAGCTCTTCATGTCACAAAAATATTTGGCATAAATTCAGATACTGGGGAAATTAGAGTGATTGGAAAATTGGATTATGAAGAAAGCAAATTCTATGAACTTCCAATTGTAGCGGAAGATAAAGGCAATTCTCAATTATCAGGGCACTGTAAAGTTCTCATTGAAATGTTGGACATGAATGACAATACTCCAGAATTATCTGTGAATTCTCTCTCTGTGCCATTACCAGAGGACTCCCCTCCAGGGACTGTGGTAGCCATTCTCAGTGCTTCTGACAGGGATTCTGGCAACAATGGACAGGTAACCTGTTTCCTCTGGCCCACTGGAATACCCTTCAAACTTGAGTCCACATTCAAGAATTACTACTCCCTAATTGTTGGAATACCTTTGGATAGGGAGCAGGTTGCTGAATACAGGATGATTGTGACGGTGGAAGATCAAGGGGTTTCACCACTGTCTTCCAGTCTCACCCTCTTAGTGCCTCTGAGTGACATAAATGACAATGCTCCAGCTTTCACACAGTCATTCTACACAGTCTTTGTGAAGGAGAACAATCCCCCTGGTGCTCACATCTTCACAATATCTGCTGCAGACCCAGACATAGCTGAGAATGGTCTGATCACCTATTGGATAGATGAGAAGCTCTGGCCATTGTCAAGCTACATCTCTGTACATTCAGAGAGTGGAAAACTTTATGCTTTGCAGTCCTTGGACTATGAGGAGTTGAAACTGCTGGAGTTCCAGGTGAGAGCCAAGGATGCTGGAATCCCCTCCTTATGTGGCAATGCGACACTTCAAGTCTTTGTGATGGATGAGAATGACAACGCACCTGTTGTGTCAACATCATCAGAAGAGAACCTGATTATTTTAGTGGTCCCGGTGATGCCTGGGCATATTGTAGGCAAGATCCATGCTTTGGATGCGGATTCTGGATACAATGCATGGCTAAGGTATGAACTAGCTGAAGAAAGCAATAGTCCATGGACTGTGGGGCAGTATAGTGGTGAGTTGAGTACCAAATATTCTCTGGATGATTCAGAAGGCAGCAAAGTCCAGAGTGTGTTGGTTCTTGTGAAGGATCATGGAAAACCTCAACTGTCAGCCACAGCCACCTTGAGTGTTTCACTTGTGATAAGTGGTCAGACAATCAAAACGGATATTAACCTTCAAAGGTCAGGGGAGAGCTTTGTTCCCCTGGTGGACTCGATAAACGTCTATCTGATCATTGCCATTTGCTCTGTTTCCAGCCTCTTCCTGCTGGCCACTCTCATCTACATGGCCCTGCGTTGCCATTGTAAGATAAAGGAACCCATGGTTTATGGCCCTGGCATGGCCACCCTGGTCTGTGCCAGTGAAGTGGGCAGCTGGTCCTATTCCAATCGTCACAGCCACATCCTGGCAGGTGTGAACGCAGAGGCTGGTGCCAAGAGTGATCTCATGATTTTCAGTCCCAATATTCCTGTCTTTGCAGATAATGGGGCACTTATCAATGGGGTGGATGCGCCTCCAGATTTTGCTAAAAAGGTGAGTCCAAGTCTTGGAGTCCCTGTCATCCACTCAGCATCTCATTTCCGTCCTTATAATTTTGGATTAATCTTGGGACAATATTGTTTTTGA